The following are from one region of the Paenibacillus sp. KS-LC4 genome:
- a CDS encoding helix-turn-helix transcriptional regulator, producing MIGLEYIVRLYNGTYKKLAEKLGITPSTVTDWLSKRRPIPKAKLEALSKLFHLETEYFQKSYRKLKRSS from the coding sequence ATGATCGGTTTAGAATACATTGTAAGACTGTACAACGGAACATATAAGAAATTAGCTGAGAAGCTGGGGATTACACCATCAACGGTTACAGACTGGCTGAGTAAGCGTAGACCCATTCCAAAAGCCAAGCTAGAAGCACTGTCTAAGCTATTTCATTTGGAAACAGAATACTTTCAAAAGAGTTATCGAAAATTGAAGAGATCGAGCTGA
- a CDS encoding IS110 family transposase — protein sequence MKERLDYLYVGIDPHKHQHTAVGMDFYRQKVFEYTFPNKPSEFPKLLKIMEKHRVKSGLSQIIISLEDTNNFGRTLAVFLDRKSFAVREVSSKLSSAKRKSQLTVVKSDAWDAQCIATVLMEELDRLPIAKPLDHYWAIQQLVSRRKASTKGLSFSIKKLHAQLQHHYPTYRKFFTELDGKTSLGFFHRFPSPLHLEDISLEELTYFLQRLSNYACSTKKAATILALVQCDGQQRNEFQDKRDFIVRSLVKEIRFHKKEMMQTERELKPLMERLGYKLESMTGIDLVSAASLVAEIGDIQRFSSANQLARFAGVAPVDVGSGGKVKHVKTSQGNRTLHELFFQLACRQLVVSKRNQTPRNPILLDYYLKKQAEGKTKGQAIVCVMRKLINIVFKMMKNKTEYRLPVATKENAV from the coding sequence TTGAAGGAGAGACTGGATTATTTATACGTGGGAATTGATCCGCATAAGCACCAGCATACGGCTGTAGGTATGGACTTTTATCGCCAGAAGGTATTTGAATACACGTTTCCGAATAAACCTTCGGAATTTCCAAAGCTGTTGAAAATCATGGAGAAGCATCGTGTGAAATCGGGACTGAGCCAAATCATAATCAGTTTAGAAGATACCAATAATTTTGGCAGGACATTGGCTGTATTTCTGGACAGAAAGTCGTTTGCCGTTAGAGAAGTGAGCAGCAAGCTGTCTAGCGCCAAGCGGAAGAGTCAGCTAACGGTCGTCAAATCGGATGCGTGGGATGCGCAATGTATAGCGACGGTATTAATGGAGGAATTGGATCGCCTTCCGATTGCGAAGCCCCTAGACCATTATTGGGCGATTCAACAATTGGTATCGCGGCGTAAAGCCAGCACGAAGGGGTTGTCGTTTTCGATTAAGAAACTCCATGCACAGTTGCAGCATCATTATCCGACCTACCGCAAATTTTTTACGGAGTTGGATGGCAAAACGTCATTAGGCTTCTTTCACCGTTTCCCATCGCCTCTGCACTTGGAGGACATTTCTTTGGAGGAGCTAACCTATTTCTTACAGAGGTTGAGCAACTATGCTTGTTCCACGAAAAAAGCGGCTACCATTTTGGCACTTGTCCAATGTGACGGGCAGCAGAGGAATGAATTTCAAGATAAGCGAGATTTCATTGTCAGAAGCTTGGTGAAAGAAATTCGCTTCCATAAGAAAGAGATGATGCAAACGGAGCGAGAACTAAAGCCATTGATGGAGAGATTAGGCTACAAGCTGGAGAGCATGACGGGTATTGATTTGGTCAGCGCGGCAAGCTTGGTTGCTGAAATAGGGGATATCCAGCGCTTCTCGTCAGCCAATCAGCTTGCAAGGTTCGCAGGTGTTGCTCCTGTCGATGTAGGCTCAGGAGGTAAGGTGAAGCATGTGAAGACGAGTCAGGGCAACCGAACCCTTCACGAATTGTTTTTTCAGCTTGCTTGCCGCCAATTGGTTGTATCCAAGCGAAATCAAACCCCGCGCAATCCAATATTGTTGGATTACTATCTCAAAAAACAGGCGGAAGGCAAGACGAAAGGACAAGCTATTGTATGCGTGATGCGAAAGCTGATTAATATCGTGTTTAAGATGATGAAGAATAAGACGGAGTATCGTTTACCAGTAGCAACAAAGGAAAATGCTGTATAA
- a CDS encoding recombinase family protein: MNVIGYIRVSTQGQAKEGYSLAYQQEEIESYCKEQGWKLLHVFMDEGISGAKVDEEAMEVNRQGFQDMLAMVATHAVDYVIVLNTNRLWRSDIVKVLIHREFKKFKVDVKAIEQPTYSIYKANPNDFLVNGLLELLDAYQRLEIAMKLGKGRSQKARLGGYAGGRKPFGYKAKRGSKVLEVDAEQAIVVERVFELRELFPHWSLSQLAYQMNLEHYKTQQGKSFTKTQIKRILDRRAFYSGIYRYADIEAVGLHQAIL; this comes from the coding sequence ATGAATGTCATTGGATATATACGGGTAAGCACACAGGGGCAAGCCAAAGAAGGGTATTCGTTGGCGTACCAACAGGAAGAGATTGAAAGCTATTGCAAAGAACAGGGCTGGAAGTTGCTTCATGTATTTATGGATGAAGGAATAAGCGGTGCAAAAGTAGATGAAGAGGCGATGGAAGTCAATCGCCAAGGTTTTCAAGACATGCTGGCGATGGTAGCAACCCATGCTGTTGATTATGTGATCGTGTTGAATACGAATCGCTTGTGGCGAAGTGATATTGTCAAAGTGTTGATTCATCGGGAGTTTAAGAAGTTCAAGGTGGATGTGAAAGCCATTGAACAGCCCACTTATTCCATCTACAAAGCCAATCCAAATGATTTTTTGGTGAATGGATTGCTGGAGTTGTTGGATGCGTACCAGCGGTTGGAAATTGCGATGAAACTCGGAAAGGGACGCAGCCAGAAAGCCAGATTAGGCGGGTATGCGGGAGGTCGCAAGCCTTTCGGATATAAGGCGAAACGGGGTTCAAAGGTGCTGGAGGTTGATGCAGAACAGGCGATTGTTGTGGAGCGCGTGTTTGAGTTGCGTGAGTTATTCCCGCATTGGTCGCTTTCTCAACTGGCGTATCAAATGAATCTTGAACATTACAAAACGCAGCAAGGCAAATCATTCACGAAAACGCAGATCAAGCGTATTCTTGACCGCAGAGCGTTCTATAGTGGCATCTACCGTTATGCGGATATTGAAGCTGTAGGGCTTCACCAAGCCATTCTGTAG
- a CDS encoding helix-turn-helix transcriptional regulator: MKIKIRLREILEERNVSQRELARMMGIRHPTINHLCSDSVDRVYIRTLEQICEALNIKIHELIVEETE, from the coding sequence ATGAAAATAAAAATCCGACTACGAGAAATTTTGGAGGAACGGAACGTTTCACAACGGGAACTTGCCCGAATGATGGGAATACGCCACCCGACAATTAATCACCTATGTTCCGACTCCGTAGACCGAGTCTACATCCGTACACTGGAACAAATCTGCGAAGCCCTGAATATTAAAATTCATGAACTCATTGTGGAGGAAACCGAGTAG
- a CDS encoding stalk domain-containing protein, whose protein sequence is MKTKLAQTLLAPLLVTGLLLSPLAGTTSTAAAASAVTTAASTTQAIKVYIDGSKLSLPATPYVKSGVTFVPMRQIFTALGASITWVEKTQTIIVRKNTTTVSLTVGKKEAVVDGKTVKLDAAPAVKNGITFVPTRFVAEALGAKVKWDNAAQAVRITSIEQQWADAYDEYEESPVDDRTKLTPKEIVEQNDESVVLITTNKALGSGVVIGDRWILTNNHVIEDASSATITSIYGDEYKVQGVVVNRPSSDLAIIQTDEPLYLEPVSVGYTVPEKGDKVVAIGSPLGIQNTVSDGLVSNISYEAGLTYIQTSAPIDHGSSGGALFDEYGDLVGITTAGYTSQADLNFAVSVAHASLLMGLLPESPQEDVKFLPAILPDTLKGASMETITALMKKEFGSVATGDGTASFSNWEVKRDSQGWIVLTADIDPRFYTYYGASSASDIRSWAINLGHELNRMLPGETIQVIISFDRTFGFQPRGFAENEVTALGDNKWRVRFPVLDMQLKDQLYISMKD, encoded by the coding sequence GTGAAAACAAAACTAGCACAAACGCTGCTAGCCCCGTTGCTCGTTACTGGCTTGCTGCTGTCGCCGCTGGCTGGAACGACTTCGACGGCTGCGGCAGCAAGCGCTGTTACGACAGCAGCGTCTACGACGCAAGCTATTAAGGTTTATATTGACGGCAGCAAGCTTTCGCTTCCAGCGACCCCTTATGTGAAGAGCGGCGTGACGTTCGTGCCGATGCGTCAGATTTTTACTGCGCTGGGCGCCTCCATCACTTGGGTGGAGAAGACGCAGACGATTATCGTGCGCAAAAACACAACGACGGTATCGCTGACCGTAGGCAAGAAGGAAGCGGTTGTCGACGGCAAAACCGTTAAGCTTGATGCAGCTCCTGCTGTGAAAAATGGCATCACCTTCGTGCCGACCCGTTTCGTGGCCGAGGCGCTTGGCGCCAAAGTGAAATGGGATAATGCGGCGCAAGCTGTTCGCATCACCTCCATAGAACAACAGTGGGCAGATGCTTACGACGAGTACGAGGAATCGCCAGTGGATGATCGTACGAAGCTGACGCCTAAGGAAATTGTGGAGCAGAACGATGAAAGCGTCGTGCTGATCACTACGAATAAAGCGCTTGGCAGCGGCGTCGTTATCGGTGATCGTTGGATTTTGACTAACAATCACGTCATTGAGGATGCGAGCTCGGCAACGATAACGTCGATCTATGGCGATGAATACAAGGTTCAAGGTGTCGTTGTGAACCGTCCAAGCTCAGATCTTGCGATCATTCAGACGGATGAGCCGCTGTATCTGGAGCCTGTGAGCGTAGGCTATACCGTCCCAGAGAAAGGCGATAAAGTCGTAGCCATCGGCAGCCCGCTCGGTATCCAGAACACGGTATCTGATGGTCTCGTAAGTAACATTTCTTACGAAGCTGGCCTCACCTATATCCAGACAAGTGCGCCAATCGACCACGGCAGCTCCGGCGGAGCGCTGTTCGATGAATACGGCGATCTGGTCGGCATTACAACCGCTGGCTATACTTCGCAGGCCGATCTGAACTTTGCTGTATCGGTTGCCCATGCGAGCCTGCTGATGGGCCTGCTGCCGGAAAGCCCGCAGGAGGATGTGAAATTCCTGCCAGCGATTTTGCCAGATACGCTGAAAGGCGCTTCAATGGAGACGATCACAGCGCTGATGAAGAAGGAATTCGGATCAGTAGCGACAGGCGATGGCACAGCAAGCTTCAGCAATTGGGAAGTGAAGCGTGATTCGCAGGGCTGGATCGTGCTGACAGCAGATATTGATCCACGCTTTTACACGTATTATGGCGCTTCTTCCGCGAGCGATATTCGCAGCTGGGCGATTAACCTCGGTCATGAGCTGAACCGTATGCTTCCGGGCGAGACGATTCAAGTCATTATTTCCTTCGACCGTACCTTCGGCTTTCAGCCGCGTGGCTTTGCAGAAAATGAAGTGACGGCGCTTGGTGACAATAAGTGGAGGGTTCGCTTCCCGGTTCTCGACATGCAGCTGAAGGACCAGCTATATATTAGTATGAAAGACTAG
- a CDS encoding helix-turn-helix transcriptional regulator, which translates to MIGLEYIVRLYNGTYKKLAEKLGITPSTVTDWLSKRRPIPKAKLEALCKLFNLEAEYFQKELSKIEEIELRLDYLNRISKRDSFEMPDYFTDTDGNEHEYTRSIDPYQEEKRMMYDELKMERIILTLQGTLYNELYSVEKGNTAYEILERTSNLLNESVPKNLDAEQQLQWERKHDKRTEALRSMMYFMGITGFSVWDEEEESFHNELFKLLKKYDLLWMKA; encoded by the coding sequence ATGATCGGTTTAGAATACATCGTAAGGCTATACAACGGAACATATAAGAAATTAGCGGAGAAGCTAGGGATTACACCATCAACGGTTACGGACTGGCTGAGTAAGCGTAGACCCATTCCAAAAGCCAAGCTAGAAGCGCTGTGTAAGCTATTTAATTTGGAAGCAGAATACTTTCAAAAAGAGTTATCGAAAATAGAAGAGATCGAGCTGAGATTGGATTATCTGAATCGAATTTCTAAACGTGACTCGTTTGAAATGCCTGACTATTTTACGGATACGGATGGAAACGAACATGAATATACAAGGTCAATTGATCCTTATCAGGAAGAGAAACGAATGATGTACGATGAATTAAAAATGGAAAGGATTATTCTTACGCTTCAAGGTACGTTATACAATGAACTCTATTCTGTTGAAAAGGGCAATACAGCATATGAAATACTGGAAAGGACTTCAAACCTGTTGAATGAATCTGTTCCCAAGAATCTGGATGCTGAGCAGCAACTGCAATGGGAGAGGAAGCACGATAAGCGTACTGAGGCGTTGCGTTCTATGATGTATTTCATGGGGATTACAGGCTTTTCGGTATGGGACGAAGAGGAAGAAAGCTTTCATAACGAATTGTTTAAGCTCCTGAAAAAGTATGATTTGCTGTGGATGAAAGCGTAA